In a genomic window of Glycine max cultivar Williams 82 chromosome 13, Glycine_max_v4.0, whole genome shotgun sequence:
- the LOC100818256 gene encoding uncharacterized protein, with amino-acid sequence MEFTKTSSLLIFLLVFVSSLIHAKAYQNLYCGRGTRCYGKYITCPAECPNSETNNPKTKVCQIECNKPTCKAVCRSRKPNCNAPGSGCYDPRFIGGDGRVFYFHGKTNEHFSLVSDSNLQINARFIGHRPEGRSRDYTWIQALGILFNSKSFSLEATKTPQWNDELDHFKFTYNENQVALAEGSLSTWHSEEKDIKVERVASKNSVMVTVKDVAEILVNVVPITKEDDRIHNYQVPSDDCFAHLEVQFRFFALSQKVDGVLGRTYRLDFENPAKPGVAMPVVGGEDKYRTNSLLSPDCVSCVFSQESSAEKETMEYGTLDCTKFSNGLGIVCRK; translated from the exons ATGGAGTTCACCAAAACAAGTTCCCTCCTAATATTCTTGCTAGTGTTTGTCTCAAGCTTGATCCATGCTAAGGCATACCAAAATCTATACTGTGGCAGAGGAACCAGATGCTATGGAAAGTACATCACATGTCCTGCTGAGTGCCCTAACAGTGAAACAAACAATCCTAAGACTAAGGTTTGCCAAATCGAGTGCAACAAACCTACTTGCAAGGCAGTCTGCAGAA GTCGCAAGCCAAACTGCAATGCACCAGGATCAGGATGCTATGATCCCCGTTTCATTGGTGGAGATGGTAGAGTCTTCTACTTCCACGGAAAGACCAACGAACACTTCTCCTTAGTCTCCGATTCCAACCTTCAAATCAATGCACGCTTCATTGGACACAGGCCTGAAGGAAGAAGCCGTGACTACACATGGATCCAAGCCCTTGGAATCCTCTTCAACTCCAAAAGCTTCTCACTTGAGGCCACCAAGACACCCCAGTGGAATGATGAACTTGACCACTTCAAATTCACCTACAATGAGAACCAAGTAGCCCTAGCTGAAGGCTCTCTCTCCACTTGGCACAGtgaagaaaaagatataaaGGTGGAGAGAGTGGCAAGCAAGAACAGTGTGATGGTTACAGTGAAGGATGTGGCTGAAATATTGGTGAATGTTGTGCCAATAACCAAAGAGGATGACAGAATTCACAACTACCAAGTGCCTTCTGATGACTGTTTTGCTCACTTGGAAGTTCAGTTCAGATTCTTTGCTTTGTCCCAAAAAGTTGATGGTGTACTTGGAAGGACTTATAGGTTGGATTTTGAGAACCCAGCAAAGCCTGGTGTGGCTATGCCTGTTGTTGGAGGAGAAGACAAGTACAGGACTAACTCATTGCTCTCTCctgattgtgtttcttgtgtgTTCTCACAGGAAAGTTCTGCTGAGAAAGAGACCATGGAATATGGCACCCTTGATTGCACCAAGTTTTCAAATGGGTTGGGAATCGTTTGCAGGAAGtga
- the LOC100527822 gene encoding tubulin-folding cofactor A-like isoform X1, translating to MATVRSLKIKTSTCKRIVKELHSYEKEVEREAAKTADMTEKGADPHDLKQQENVLAESRMMIPDCRKRLEAALADLKGILAELEESDEKASLEIDEAKNTIVEVEKVFETTED from the exons ATGGCAACTGTGAGAAGTCTGAAGATCAAGACAAGTACCTGCAAACGTATAGTGAAGGAGCTGCATTCTTATGAGAAGGAAGTTGAGAGAGAAGCTGCCAAAACAGCTGATATGACGGAAAAAGGAGCTGACCCCCATGATCTCAAGCAACAG GAAAATGTGTTGGCAGAGTCTAGGATGATGATTCCTGACTGCCGCAAGCGCCTTGAGGCCGCTTTGGCAGACTTGAAAGGAATATTG GCTGAGTTGGAGGAGTCAGATGAGAAGGCCAGTCTTGAGATTGATGAAGCTAAGAACACCATTGTAGAAGTTGAAAAAGTATTTGAAACAACAGAAGATTAA
- the LOC100790442 gene encoding uncharacterized protein, producing the protein MAKNRNNKKKRNGVVSMDTTDASVSEQPQAMDTSESGVLNTVSGATIMKMKQKGRPMKRSKNVRKMKAVAKAVSANEKSVAKLSKNESKKNRVQSAKTLYE; encoded by the exons ATGGCGAAAAACAGGAAcaacaagaagaagagaaaCGGTGTCGTTTCAATGGATACTACTGACGCATCCGTTTCGGAACAACCTCAAG CAATGGATACATCGGAGTCAGGAGTTCTAAACACGGTTTCTGGGGCTACCATTAT GAAGATGAAGCAGAAAGGAAGGCCTATGAAGAGATCAAAAAATGTCCGAAAGATGAAAGCAGTAGCAAAAGCAGTATCCGCTAATGAGAAGTCCGTTGCGAAACTGTCAAAgaatgaaagcaaaaaaaatagagttcaATCTGCGAAAACACTCTATGAATGA
- the LOC100818795 gene encoding uncharacterized protein isoform X2: MGYVSMKVVLISTGVLSMAMGLKLTLPLLSHFLLNQAPHVWTFLLTCFTPPYLYILLNFIILTIVASSKLNNHHHSPPDTTVLLPSDPVIYALPPAAVQILAPETVNISAAVQTDYNAVASEKYLYETKPTLSYDTVTEGNGSVGYVYDENTPVKATVNNDDEAVGVVSPSLQRKDSSDFAFANENLKPPVSARFSHRKSVRASPEGGKVVALGVAKAKKQETLESTWRTITEGRAMPLTRHLKKAETWERETPLRDLNGGGKLMKKSETFAGREKNASTRLRKEPSLSQDELNRRVEAFINKFNADMRLQRQESLRQYKEMMNRGAH; this comes from the exons atggGTTATGTTTCTATGAAAGTGGTTCTAATCTCCACCGGGGTTTTATCCATGGCAATGGGTTTGAAACTCACACTCCCTTTGCTCTCGCATTTCCTCCTCAACCAAGCCCCTCACGTGTGGACCTTCCTCCTCACGTGCTTCACTCCCCCTTACCTCTACATCCTTCTCAACTTCATCATCCTCACCATCGTCGCTTCCTCCAAACTCAACAACCACCACCACTCTCCGCCGGATACCACCGTCCTCCTCCCCTCCGACCCCGTCATCTACGCCCTACCACCCGCCGCAGTCCAGATCCTCGCTCCGGAAACCGTCAACATCTCTGCCGCTGTACAAACGGACTACAACGCCGTCGCCTCTGAGAAATACCTCTACGAAACGAAACCGACTCTCAGCTACGACACCGTTACGGAAGGTAACGGCTCTGTCGGCTACGTTTACGACGAGAACACGCCGGTGAAAGCGACGGTTAACAACGACGACGAAGCCGTTGGCGTTGTCTCTCCAAGCCTGCAGAGGAAAGACTCCTCGGACTTCGCGTTCGCAAATGAAAACTTGAAACCGCCGGTTTCCGCCAGATTCAGCCACCGGAAATCCGTTAGAGCCAGTCCCGAAG GAGGGAAGGTGGTGGCGTTGGGAGTGGCGAAGGCGAAGAAGCAGGAGACGTTGGAGAGCACGTGGAGGACGATAACGGAGGGGAGAGCGATGCCGTTAACGCGGCATCTGAAGAAGGCGGAGACGTGGGAGAGGGAGACGCCGTTACGGGACTTGAACGGAGGGGGCAAATTGATGAAGAAGTCGGAGACGTTCGCGGGGAGGGAGAAGAACGCGTCGACGAGGCTGAGGAAGGAGCCGTCGCTGAGTCAGGACGAGTTGAACCGCCGAGTGGAAGCGTTCATCAACAAGTTCAATGCGGATATGAGGCTGCAGAGGCAGGAGTCGCTGAGGCAGTACAAGGAGATGATGAATCGAGGAGCTCACTGA
- the LOC100789910 gene encoding ADP-ribosylation factor GTPase-activating protein AGD5 isoform X2 — MNSKANVSKELNAKHKKILEGLLKLPENRECADCKAKGPRWASVNLGIFICMQCSGIHRSLGVHISKVRSATLDTWLPEQVAFIQSMGNEKANCFWEAELPPNYDRVGIENFIRAKYDEKRWVPRDGNSKTPSGFREEKSPSHWQRPVERSGYAAVSENKFEERKKIQPSTAIPAARINVPAPPRAPEQVTPITKPQHVEKVESVAPQPQAPQPLAETSKQATDTVKNNPPKVDYATDLFNMLSMDGPNENGSEAAAAAEVSTAEKTSPLKAADSTPGSASGIEDLFKDLHPVTPSLTPEKPQKDVKNDIMSLFEKGNMVSPFSMHQQQLAMLAQQQSLLMASAAKSSGGDPRYPASIQQPRPNVPIQSWPATGYSIPGVMPMGGQGELQKLVQGQTRNMTPAHFAGSSVQYPPSSFYGMGQVPPPVNGMTMGVSKPQSGAPAVSSTTSQSAKDYDFSSLTQGMFMKQ; from the exons ATGAACAGCAAGGCCAACGTTTCCAAAGAGCTCAACGCCAAGCACAAGAAG ATACTGGAAGGACTTCTTAAATTACCAGAGAATAGGGAATGTGCTGACTGCAAAGCTAA AGGTCCAAGATGGGCTAGTGTAAATCTTGGCATCTTTATATGCATGCAGTGTTCAGGAATACATCGAAGTTTGGGGGTACATATATCAAAG GTTCGTTCTGCAACCCTGGACACTTGGCTTCCAGAGCAAGTTGCATTCATTCAAT CAATGGGAAACGAGAAAGCAAATTGTTTCTGGGAAGCAGAATTACCTCCAAATTATGATAGAGTTGGAATTGAGAATTTCATTCGTGCAAA gtATGATGAAAAGAGATGGGTTCCAAGAGATGGGAATTCAAAAACACCTTCTGGATTTCGGGAAGAGAAAAGTCCTTCACATTGGCAGAGGCCTGTGGAGAGAAGTGGTTATGCCGCTGTTTCTGAAAATAAATTTGAGGAAAGGAAGAAAATCCAACCATCAACTGCAATTCCTGCCGCAAGAATTAATGTTCCTGCTCCTCCCAGAGCACCTGAGCAG GTAACTCCTATTACCAAACCTCAGCATGTGGAGAAAGTGGAATCAGTAGCACCACAACCACAAGCTCCCCAACCACTAGCTGAAACATCAAAGCAGGCTACAGACACAGTTAAAAATAACCCTCCTAAAGTTGACTATGCCACAGACCTTTTCAACATGTTGTCTATGGATGGCCCCAATGAAAATGGCTCTGAGGCAGCTG CTGCTGCAGAGGTGTCAACAGCTGAGAAGACTAGTCCCCTGAAAGCAGCTGATAGTACTCCAGGTTCTGCATCTGGAATTGAGGATCTTTTCAAAGATTTACATCCTGTGACACCAAGTTTGACTCCAGAAAAACCACAGAAAGATGTGAAAAATGATATCATGAGCCTCTTTGAGAAG GGCAATATGGTGTCTCCATTTTCTATGCATCAACAGCAGCTTGCCATGCTAGCACAGCAACAGTCTCTTCTAATGGCTTCTGCAGCTAAATCTTCTGGTGGGGATCCTAGGTATCCTGCTAGCATACAACAACCTAGACCCAATGTTCCTATCCAAAGTTGGCCAGCTACTGGCTATTCAATTCCTGGAGTAATGCCCATGGGTGGTCAGGGAGAGTTGCAAAAACTTGTGCAG GGTCAGACTAGGAACATGACCCCAGCACATTTTGCAGGGAGTTCTGTTCAATATCCACCATCCAG TTTCTATGGTATGGGACAAGTTCCTCCTCCAGTTAACGGTATGACAATGGGAGTGAGTAAACCTCAGTCAGGAGCTCCTGCAGTGTCATCTACCACTTCACAGTCTGCGAAGGATTATGATTTTTCCTCCTTAACACAGGGAATGTTTATGAAACAGTGA
- the LOC100818795 gene encoding uncharacterized protein isoform X1 yields MGYVSMKVVLISTGVLSMAMGLKLTLPLLSHFLLNQAPHVWTFLLTCFTPPYLYILLNFIILTIVASSKLNNHHHSPPDTTVLLPSDPVIYALPPAAVQILAPETVNISAAVQTDYNAVASEKYLYETKPTLSYDTVTEGNGSVGYVYDENTPVKATVNNDDEAVGVVSPSLQRKDSSDFAFANENLKPPVSARFSHRKSVRASPEAGGKVVALGVAKAKKQETLESTWRTITEGRAMPLTRHLKKAETWERETPLRDLNGGGKLMKKSETFAGREKNASTRLRKEPSLSQDELNRRVEAFINKFNADMRLQRQESLRQYKEMMNRGAH; encoded by the exons atggGTTATGTTTCTATGAAAGTGGTTCTAATCTCCACCGGGGTTTTATCCATGGCAATGGGTTTGAAACTCACACTCCCTTTGCTCTCGCATTTCCTCCTCAACCAAGCCCCTCACGTGTGGACCTTCCTCCTCACGTGCTTCACTCCCCCTTACCTCTACATCCTTCTCAACTTCATCATCCTCACCATCGTCGCTTCCTCCAAACTCAACAACCACCACCACTCTCCGCCGGATACCACCGTCCTCCTCCCCTCCGACCCCGTCATCTACGCCCTACCACCCGCCGCAGTCCAGATCCTCGCTCCGGAAACCGTCAACATCTCTGCCGCTGTACAAACGGACTACAACGCCGTCGCCTCTGAGAAATACCTCTACGAAACGAAACCGACTCTCAGCTACGACACCGTTACGGAAGGTAACGGCTCTGTCGGCTACGTTTACGACGAGAACACGCCGGTGAAAGCGACGGTTAACAACGACGACGAAGCCGTTGGCGTTGTCTCTCCAAGCCTGCAGAGGAAAGACTCCTCGGACTTCGCGTTCGCAAATGAAAACTTGAAACCGCCGGTTTCCGCCAGATTCAGCCACCGGAAATCCGTTAGAGCCAGTCCCGAAG CAGGAGGGAAGGTGGTGGCGTTGGGAGTGGCGAAGGCGAAGAAGCAGGAGACGTTGGAGAGCACGTGGAGGACGATAACGGAGGGGAGAGCGATGCCGTTAACGCGGCATCTGAAGAAGGCGGAGACGTGGGAGAGGGAGACGCCGTTACGGGACTTGAACGGAGGGGGCAAATTGATGAAGAAGTCGGAGACGTTCGCGGGGAGGGAGAAGAACGCGTCGACGAGGCTGAGGAAGGAGCCGTCGCTGAGTCAGGACGAGTTGAACCGCCGAGTGGAAGCGTTCATCAACAAGTTCAATGCGGATATGAGGCTGCAGAGGCAGGAGTCGCTGAGGCAGTACAAGGAGATGATGAATCGAGGAGCTCACTGA
- the LOC100789910 gene encoding ADP-ribosylation factor GTPase-activating protein AGD5 isoform X1 yields the protein MNSKANVSKELNAKHKKILEGLLKLPENRECADCKAKGPRWASVNLGIFICMQCSGIHRSLGVHISKVRSATLDTWLPEQVAFIQSMGNEKANCFWEAELPPNYDRVGIENFIRAKYDEKRWVPRDGNSKTPSGFREEKSPSHWQRPVERSGYAAVSENKFEERKKIQPSTAIPAARINVPAPPRAPEQVTPITKPQHVEKVESVAPQPQAPQPLAETSKQATDTVKNNPPKVDYATDLFNMLSMDGPNENGSEAAGTTTDDNHWAGFQSAAEVSTAEKTSPLKAADSTPGSASGIEDLFKDLHPVTPSLTPEKPQKDVKNDIMSLFEKGNMVSPFSMHQQQLAMLAQQQSLLMASAAKSSGGDPRYPASIQQPRPNVPIQSWPATGYSIPGVMPMGGQGELQKLVQGQTRNMTPAHFAGSSVQYPPSSFYGMGQVPPPVNGMTMGVSKPQSGAPAVSSTTSQSAKDYDFSSLTQGMFMKQ from the exons ATGAACAGCAAGGCCAACGTTTCCAAAGAGCTCAACGCCAAGCACAAGAAG ATACTGGAAGGACTTCTTAAATTACCAGAGAATAGGGAATGTGCTGACTGCAAAGCTAA AGGTCCAAGATGGGCTAGTGTAAATCTTGGCATCTTTATATGCATGCAGTGTTCAGGAATACATCGAAGTTTGGGGGTACATATATCAAAG GTTCGTTCTGCAACCCTGGACACTTGGCTTCCAGAGCAAGTTGCATTCATTCAAT CAATGGGAAACGAGAAAGCAAATTGTTTCTGGGAAGCAGAATTACCTCCAAATTATGATAGAGTTGGAATTGAGAATTTCATTCGTGCAAA gtATGATGAAAAGAGATGGGTTCCAAGAGATGGGAATTCAAAAACACCTTCTGGATTTCGGGAAGAGAAAAGTCCTTCACATTGGCAGAGGCCTGTGGAGAGAAGTGGTTATGCCGCTGTTTCTGAAAATAAATTTGAGGAAAGGAAGAAAATCCAACCATCAACTGCAATTCCTGCCGCAAGAATTAATGTTCCTGCTCCTCCCAGAGCACCTGAGCAG GTAACTCCTATTACCAAACCTCAGCATGTGGAGAAAGTGGAATCAGTAGCACCACAACCACAAGCTCCCCAACCACTAGCTGAAACATCAAAGCAGGCTACAGACACAGTTAAAAATAACCCTCCTAAAGTTGACTATGCCACAGACCTTTTCAACATGTTGTCTATGGATGGCCCCAATGAAAATGGCTCTGAGGCAGCTGGTACAACTACTGATGATAATCACTGGGCAGGTTTCCAGT CTGCTGCAGAGGTGTCAACAGCTGAGAAGACTAGTCCCCTGAAAGCAGCTGATAGTACTCCAGGTTCTGCATCTGGAATTGAGGATCTTTTCAAAGATTTACATCCTGTGACACCAAGTTTGACTCCAGAAAAACCACAGAAAGATGTGAAAAATGATATCATGAGCCTCTTTGAGAAG GGCAATATGGTGTCTCCATTTTCTATGCATCAACAGCAGCTTGCCATGCTAGCACAGCAACAGTCTCTTCTAATGGCTTCTGCAGCTAAATCTTCTGGTGGGGATCCTAGGTATCCTGCTAGCATACAACAACCTAGACCCAATGTTCCTATCCAAAGTTGGCCAGCTACTGGCTATTCAATTCCTGGAGTAATGCCCATGGGTGGTCAGGGAGAGTTGCAAAAACTTGTGCAG GGTCAGACTAGGAACATGACCCCAGCACATTTTGCAGGGAGTTCTGTTCAATATCCACCATCCAG TTTCTATGGTATGGGACAAGTTCCTCCTCCAGTTAACGGTATGACAATGGGAGTGAGTAAACCTCAGTCAGGAGCTCCTGCAGTGTCATCTACCACTTCACAGTCTGCGAAGGATTATGATTTTTCCTCCTTAACACAGGGAATGTTTATGAAACAGTGA
- the LOC100789383 gene encoding uncharacterized protein: MTTLVQFSIKCSNLKPNFFHHGIYKRPTRSFSRIETKFGSFNGNNLKLTAGRVSLFFLGGEVFKNGVLWEEKGCKRKKRVVLVKNNQGFGFNGGGGGGGRDDGATARILGNLALAIGLTYLSMTGQLGWILDAIVSIWLVAVLIPIVGLGAFLWWAGRDIMQGTCPNCGNDFQVFKSSLNDDLQLCPFCGQPFSVVGNEFVKDSVKFSNQTTTFGQAFNNFTRSRKEKDSGKAIDVEAEINDVD, encoded by the exons ATGACCACACTCGTGCAATTCTCTATCAAATGTTCGAACTTGAAGCCCAACTTCTTCCACCATGGCATATACAAGAGACCCACTCGCTCTTTCTCTCGGATAGAGACAAAGTTTGGTTCTTTTAATGGCAATAACTTGAAACTGACGGCAGGCAGGGTGAGCTTGTTCTTCTTGGGAGGTGAAGTGTTTAAAAATGGGGTTTTGTGGGAAGAGAAGGGGTGCAAGAGGAAAAAGAGGGTGGTGTTGGTGAAGAATAATCAGGGGTTTGGCTTCAAtggaggaggtggtggtggtggaagagaTGATGGTGCCACTGCTAGGATTTTGGGAAACCTTGCTTTAGCTATTGGATTGACTTACCTTTCTATGACTGGGCAACTTGGTTGGATTTTGGATGCTATTGTGTCCATTTGG CTCGTTGCAGTGTTAATACCAATAGTAGGTCTTGGTGCTTTCCTCTGGTGGGCAGGGCGAGATATAATGCAAGGCACT TGTCCAAATTGTGGAAATGATTTTCAGGTTTTCAA ATCCTCTCTGAATGATGATTTGCAGCTGTGCCCTTTTTGTGGTCAACCTTTTTCTG TTGTTGGCAATGAGTTTGTGAAGGACTCTGTCAAGTTTTCAAACCAAACTACTACATTTGGACAAGCATTCAATAATTTCACCCGTTCTAGAAAAG AAAAAGATTCTGGTAAAGCAATTGATGTTGAAGCTGAAATTAATGATGTAGACTGA